One part of the Prochlorococcus marinus str. MIT 9313 genome encodes these proteins:
- a CDS encoding ABC transporter permease, whose product MNSSLPLIETVSMAFSTLKANRLRSLLTMLGIVIGNASVITLVGVGRGAQNLAEAQLSNLGANVLFVVPGNNDTRRRGVAFPRNLVIEDSDAIAEQVPSVKEVAPQISSSEVIQAGAQSATSSISGVTPSFLPVRNFEVARGRFISDLDLRSARNVVVIGPDLVNKLFPTSAAVGKILRIKDQSFEVIGVMAPKGAVFGNNQDENAYIPLTTMVSRITGRDPTYGVSLSFISVEAKNEESTGAAKFQITNLLRQRHRILRDDDFAVRSQKDALSIVNTITGGLTLMLAAIGGISLLVGGIGIMNIMLVAVSERTEEIGLRKALGARNSDVLSQFLIESLVLASFGGVIGTAVGVGAVTTIGVLTPLPAAIGISVVLITVSLSGSIGLIFGVLPARRAARLDPIVALRRL is encoded by the coding sequence ATGAATAGCTCACTTCCGCTCATCGAAACGGTGAGCATGGCGTTCTCAACCCTTAAAGCCAATCGCCTACGTAGTCTCCTGACAATGCTCGGCATTGTGATCGGCAATGCTTCTGTCATCACCCTGGTAGGGGTTGGCAGGGGGGCTCAGAATCTGGCTGAGGCTCAACTAAGCAACCTGGGCGCCAATGTGTTGTTTGTGGTGCCTGGCAACAACGACACTCGTCGTCGCGGTGTGGCCTTCCCGCGAAATCTCGTCATCGAAGATTCAGATGCAATCGCTGAGCAAGTTCCAAGCGTGAAAGAAGTCGCACCACAGATCAGCTCAAGCGAGGTGATTCAAGCGGGTGCCCAAAGTGCTACGAGTTCAATCTCTGGGGTGACCCCATCGTTTCTACCAGTGCGCAACTTCGAAGTAGCCCGTGGAAGATTTATTAGTGATCTAGATCTTCGTAGCGCACGCAATGTGGTTGTGATTGGTCCCGACCTTGTCAATAAACTCTTTCCAACGAGTGCTGCAGTCGGTAAGATTCTACGAATTAAGGATCAATCATTTGAAGTAATCGGTGTAATGGCTCCTAAAGGAGCAGTGTTTGGAAACAATCAAGATGAAAACGCGTACATTCCACTCACAACAATGGTTAGCCGGATCACAGGCAGAGATCCAACCTATGGCGTCAGCCTTAGTTTTATCAGTGTGGAAGCCAAGAATGAAGAAAGCACGGGGGCAGCAAAATTCCAGATCACCAACCTGCTCCGTCAACGACATCGAATCCTGAGAGATGACGACTTTGCAGTTCGATCACAGAAAGATGCCCTCAGCATCGTCAACACAATCACCGGAGGACTAACCCTCATGTTGGCAGCAATCGGAGGGATATCGCTGCTAGTAGGAGGAATCGGAATCATGAATATCATGCTGGTTGCGGTCAGTGAACGCACTGAGGAAATCGGACTAAGAAAGGCCCTAGGAGCTCGAAATAGCGATGTATTGAGCCAATTCCTAATCGAGTCACTCGTTCTTGCAAGCTTTGGTGGCGTCATTGGCACAGCTGTAGGTGTTGGTGCCGTCACAACAATCGGAGTTTTGACCCCTCTCCCGGCAGCAATCGGAATAAGCGTCGTTCTAATCACCGTTAGTCTCTCTGGATCAATTGGTTTGATCTTTGGTGTTTTGCCCGCCAGACGTGCAGCAAGACTTGACCCAATCGTTGCCCTCCGGCGCCTGTAA
- the pyk gene encoding pyruvate kinase, producing MAQIDLTRRTKIVATIGPATESAERIRELVEVGATTFRLNFSHGDHDEHAKRISTIRQVSDELGMHIGILQDLQGPKIRLGRFDKGPITLANGDSFALTSKQVQCNQSVATVTYDKLADEVTTGSRILLDDGRVEMKVLKIDQSEQTLHCIVTVGGVLSNNKGVNFPDVQLSVRALTEKDRQDLAFGLQQGVDWVALSFVRNPSDMKEIRKLIRDHGHSTPVIAKIEKFEAIDQIDSILPLCDGVMVARGDLGVEMPAEEVPLLQKDLIRKANSLGIPIITATQMLDSMASSPRPTRAEVSDVANAILDGTDAVMLSNETAVGDYPVEAVQTMATIARRIERDYPQRPIETYLASTISNAISSAVSSIASHLNAAAIVPLTESGATAHNVSKFRPAAPILAVTNKLAVARKLQLAWGVTPLLVPTQKSTTATFSDAIAVAQELGLLKEGDLTIQTAGTLAGVSGSTDLVKVGIVSAVLGQGIGIGNGTVSGKVRFAFSPNDSTKIEPGEILVIHETSDDYLDAIRKSAGVITEQEGEEYHAEMISKRLGIPFIIGIAHATRNLLEGEVVTMQLSNGKVHRGTGGKLPMKLDSMD from the coding sequence ATGGCCCAGATTGATCTGACACGACGGACCAAAATTGTTGCCACCATAGGTCCGGCAACCGAGAGCGCCGAACGAATCCGAGAACTCGTTGAGGTAGGTGCTACCACCTTCCGGCTGAATTTCTCACACGGCGACCATGACGAGCACGCCAAGCGCATCTCCACCATCCGTCAGGTTTCTGATGAATTGGGAATGCACATCGGCATTCTTCAAGACTTGCAAGGCCCCAAAATTCGCCTGGGTCGTTTTGATAAGGGGCCTATCACTCTGGCCAATGGCGATTCCTTCGCACTGACCTCCAAACAAGTTCAATGCAATCAGTCAGTGGCAACCGTCACTTACGACAAGCTTGCAGACGAAGTCACGACCGGCAGCCGAATCTTGCTTGATGACGGTCGAGTGGAGATGAAAGTCTTAAAAATCGATCAAAGCGAACAAACCTTGCACTGCATCGTCACGGTGGGAGGGGTGCTCTCAAATAACAAGGGAGTGAATTTCCCTGATGTACAGCTTTCGGTTCGCGCCCTTACAGAGAAAGATCGCCAAGATCTCGCCTTTGGCCTCCAGCAAGGGGTGGACTGGGTCGCACTGAGCTTTGTGCGAAACCCTTCGGACATGAAAGAGATCCGCAAACTCATCCGCGATCATGGGCACAGCACCCCAGTGATCGCGAAGATCGAGAAATTTGAGGCGATTGATCAAATCGATTCAATCCTTCCTCTCTGTGATGGAGTCATGGTTGCAAGGGGGGACTTAGGCGTTGAGATGCCAGCCGAAGAAGTGCCTCTACTGCAAAAGGATTTGATTCGCAAGGCCAACAGCCTTGGAATTCCAATCATCACAGCCACCCAGATGCTCGACTCGATGGCCTCAAGCCCGAGGCCCACCAGAGCAGAAGTCAGTGATGTAGCAAATGCGATCCTTGATGGTACTGATGCAGTGATGCTCTCGAACGAAACCGCTGTAGGAGACTATCCAGTGGAGGCGGTTCAAACGATGGCCACCATTGCCAGACGGATTGAACGGGACTATCCACAGCGTCCAATCGAAACTTATCTAGCCAGCACCATTTCCAACGCGATTAGTTCAGCCGTAAGCAGCATCGCCAGTCATCTCAACGCGGCAGCAATCGTGCCACTAACTGAAAGTGGTGCAACTGCTCACAACGTCAGTAAATTCCGCCCAGCAGCGCCAATTTTGGCCGTAACCAACAAATTGGCTGTAGCAAGAAAACTTCAATTGGCATGGGGTGTTACCCCACTGCTTGTCCCAACCCAAAAAAGTACCACTGCAACCTTCAGTGATGCAATTGCTGTTGCCCAGGAATTGGGTCTTCTCAAAGAAGGAGATCTAACAATTCAAACTGCAGGAACCCTTGCTGGCGTGAGCGGGTCCACAGATCTTGTCAAAGTAGGAATTGTCAGTGCAGTACTTGGCCAAGGGATCGGTATTGGCAATGGAACCGTTAGCGGCAAGGTCAGATTTGCTTTCTCCCCAAACGACTCAACAAAAATTGAACCAGGCGAGATTCTGGTCATTCATGAAACAAGCGATGACTATCTCGATGCAATCAGAAAGTCTGCAGGAGTGATTACAGAACAAGAAGGAGAGGAATACCACGCAGAAATGATCTCAAAACGACTAGGGATTCCGTTCATCATTGGGATAGCACATGCCACGAGAAACCTGCTTGAAGGAGAGGTGGTAACAATGCAGCTCAGTAATGGCAAAGTTCATCGCGGCACAGGCGGCAAGCTGCCAATGAAGCTCGACTCAATGGACTGA
- a CDS encoding nucleoside triphosphate pyrophosphohydrolase family protein, whose translation MDINHYQHGARATARYPNVGQNPIYPTLGLTGEAGEVADKVKKVLRDQQGVFDLDTRQAIKLELGDVLWYVAQLASELGFDLEDVAQANLDKLASRASRGQISGSGDQR comes from the coding sequence ATGGACATTAATCATTACCAGCATGGAGCTCGAGCTACGGCCCGCTATCCGAATGTGGGTCAGAACCCGATTTATCCAACCCTTGGGCTCACAGGTGAGGCAGGTGAAGTCGCGGACAAGGTCAAGAAGGTCCTTCGCGATCAACAAGGTGTTTTTGACCTGGATACGCGCCAAGCAATCAAGCTTGAGTTGGGAGATGTGCTTTGGTATGTAGCCCAGTTGGCTAGTGAGCTAGGTTTTGATTTAGAAGATGTGGCTCAAGCCAATCTCGATAAGCTGGCTAGCAGGGCATCACGTGGCCAGATCTCAGGAAGTGGTGATCAACGATGA
- a CDS encoding YggT family protein, with the protein MQILATLLQVLAQTLEIYSLVLIVRVLLSWFPNLDWANPVLSTVSSITDPYLNAFRGLIPPLGGLDLSAILALVALSLLQQMLNTASVAILNSGMSYYS; encoded by the coding sequence ATGCAAATCCTGGCCACGTTGCTACAGGTACTAGCCCAGACACTTGAGATCTACTCACTAGTGCTTATCGTGCGCGTGCTGCTGAGCTGGTTCCCTAATCTGGACTGGGCGAATCCAGTACTGAGCACCGTTAGCTCAATCACAGATCCCTACCTCAATGCTTTTCGTGGCTTGATTCCTCCCCTTGGAGGCTTGGATCTCTCAGCGATCCTGGCGTTAGTAGCCCTGAGTCTTCTGCAACAAATGCTGAATACTGCAAGTGTGGCGATCTTGAATAGTGGAATGAGCTATTACAGCTGA
- the scpB gene encoding SMC-Scp complex subunit ScpB, which translates to MATDSPAQERDEVSSFSLPARLEAILYLKGRPVTLKEMAELANETEELIEQALLALTAGYAQRDTALEIQENNGRYSLQLCPGLGELVRNLLPVDLSIATLRTLATIALKKRILQSELIDIRGSGAYDHIKELVAQNFIERKRQSEGRSYWLTLSEKFHRTFSVLPDLGSAEPSQVA; encoded by the coding sequence ATGGCCACCGATTCCCCAGCTCAAGAGAGGGATGAGGTCTCCAGCTTCTCCTTACCAGCACGTTTAGAGGCCATTCTTTATTTGAAGGGTCGTCCTGTAACGCTCAAAGAGATGGCAGAGCTAGCCAATGAGACTGAAGAACTGATTGAGCAAGCTCTACTTGCGCTGACGGCAGGCTATGCACAGCGAGATACAGCCTTAGAGATCCAAGAGAACAATGGTCGATATAGCCTTCAATTGTGTCCAGGCCTTGGCGAGCTGGTCCGCAACCTTTTACCCGTAGATCTTTCCATAGCAACACTCAGAACCCTTGCCACCATTGCCCTGAAAAAAAGAATTCTTCAATCGGAGCTGATCGATATACGGGGATCAGGCGCCTACGACCACATCAAAGAACTCGTTGCTCAGAACTTCATCGAACGCAAACGACAGAGCGAGGGCAGGTCTTATTGGCTCACGCTCTCTGAAAAGTTCCATCGAACCTTCTCAGTACTTCCTGATTTAGGTTCAGCCGAACCTTCTCAGGTTGCATAG
- the ilvA gene encoding threonine ammonia-lyase, biosynthetic, whose translation MDDYLQRILRARVYDVAHETPLELAKNLSRRFQNKIWLKREDLQPVFSFKLRGAYNRMSLLSQEELQRGVIASSAGNHAQGVALSASYLNCRAVIVMPITTPEMKVRAVRALGAEVALHGETYDEAYQEAMRRSEKDGLTFIHPFDDPEVIAGQGTIALEILRQIQDPPDAIYVAVGGGGLIGGIATYVKSLWPQVEIIGVEPYDAAAMKLSLEAGERIQLPNVGLFADGVAVRQVGKLTFSLAQMHVDAMVTVSTDEICAAIKDVFEDTRSILEPAGALAIAGMKADIAKRDLQDRTLVAVACGANMNFERLRFVAERAELGEEREAILAVEIPEQAGSLRKLCNVLAGKNLTEFSYRMAEGDRAQIFIGVQVLDLDDRTKLLTRLQSSGFACLDLSNDELTKGHLRHMVGGRLPASAKTLCRDGCRELLYRFEFPERPGALMTFVSALHPEWSISIFHYRNHGADVGRIVVGVLVQDNEMDDWQRFLEDLGYPNWEETNNPAYCLFLGAQTV comes from the coding sequence ATGGACGATTATCTACAGAGGATTCTGAGGGCACGTGTCTATGACGTAGCCCATGAAACCCCCCTGGAACTGGCCAAAAACCTCAGTCGCCGTTTTCAGAACAAGATCTGGTTGAAACGTGAGGACCTACAGCCAGTCTTCTCATTCAAGCTGCGTGGTGCGTATAACCGCATGTCCCTTCTCAGCCAAGAAGAGTTGCAGCGTGGCGTGATTGCTTCAAGTGCTGGAAACCACGCTCAGGGAGTGGCACTGAGCGCCTCTTATCTCAATTGCAGAGCTGTGATTGTGATGCCTATCACCACACCCGAAATGAAGGTACGGGCAGTCCGTGCTCTTGGCGCTGAAGTCGCACTTCATGGAGAGACCTACGACGAGGCCTATCAAGAGGCCATGCGTCGCAGTGAAAAAGATGGACTCACGTTTATCCACCCGTTTGATGATCCAGAGGTGATTGCTGGGCAAGGGACGATTGCTCTAGAAATCCTGCGCCAGATCCAAGATCCACCAGATGCAATCTATGTCGCAGTTGGCGGTGGCGGACTGATCGGAGGGATTGCCACCTATGTCAAAAGCTTGTGGCCGCAAGTCGAAATTATCGGTGTCGAGCCCTACGACGCTGCAGCAATGAAGCTCTCTCTTGAGGCTGGTGAACGTATTCAGCTGCCCAATGTTGGCCTATTTGCCGACGGAGTCGCTGTACGTCAAGTAGGCAAACTCACCTTCTCATTAGCCCAGATGCACGTAGACGCGATGGTGACGGTAAGCACTGATGAAATCTGTGCAGCGATCAAAGATGTTTTTGAAGATACCCGCTCAATTCTTGAACCAGCTGGCGCACTGGCAATTGCTGGCATGAAGGCAGATATCGCCAAACGTGATCTTCAAGACCGCACTCTTGTGGCCGTGGCCTGTGGCGCAAACATGAACTTTGAACGGCTTCGTTTTGTCGCCGAAAGAGCAGAGCTAGGGGAAGAAAGGGAAGCAATACTCGCTGTGGAAATCCCAGAACAGGCAGGCAGCCTGCGAAAGCTCTGCAATGTCCTTGCAGGGAAAAATCTCACCGAATTCAGTTACCGAATGGCAGAAGGGGATAGAGCACAAATATTCATCGGGGTACAGGTTTTAGACCTGGATGATCGAACCAAGCTTTTAACGCGACTGCAGTCGTCAGGATTCGCATGCCTTGATCTCAGCAACGACGAGCTCACCAAAGGGCACCTTCGTCACATGGTGGGTGGTCGGCTTCCTGCCTCAGCCAAAACCCTTTGCCGAGATGGATGTCGCGAACTGCTCTATCGCTTTGAGTTCCCTGAGCGACCAGGAGCTCTTATGACCTTTGTTAGTGCCCTTCACCCTGAATGGAGTATCAGCATCTTCCACTACCGCAATCACGGAGCAGATGTCGGCAGGATCGTTGTAGGTGTGTTGGTTCAGGACAACGAAATGGACGATTGGCAGCGCTTTCTTGAAGATCTGGGCTACCCAAACTGGGAAGAAACAAACAACCCCGCCTACTGCTTATTTCTGGGTGCACAGACCGTTTGA
- the dxs gene encoding 1-deoxy-D-xylulose-5-phosphate synthase, with translation MRLSELTHPNQLHGLSIAELEDVARQIRERHLEVVSTSGGHLGPGLGVVELTLALYQTLDLDHDRVVWDVGHQAYPHKLITGRYGDFNTLRQQGGVAGYLKRCESSFDHFGAGHASTSISAALGMAVARERRGESFKCVAVIGDGALTGGIALEAINHAGHMPNTPFLVVLNDNDMSISPPVGALSTHLNRMRHSAPVQFISDSVEERVKSLPFMGGELPAELDLLKGSMRRLSVPKVGAVFEELGFTYMGPIDGHDIERMVRTFETAHKVGGPVLVHVVTTKGKGYPYAEADQVGYHAQSAFDLSTGKALPSKGKKPPSYSKVFGETLIKLCQQDSTVVGITAAMATGTGLDLLQKAVPEQYIDVGIAEQHAVTLAAGMACEGLKPVLAIYSTFLQRAFDQLIHDVGIQNLPVTFVMDRAGIVGADGPTHQGQYDISYFRAIPNFTVMAPKDEAELQRMLVTCLQHQGPAALRIPRGSGEGVPLLDEGWKPLAIGRGEVLCEGDDLLIVAYGVMVPAAMITAQLLQEAGIKATVINARFLRPLDQALIHPLARRIGSVVTMEEGALAGGFGAAVVESLSDQDVLVPTFRIGIPDQLVDHASPQQSREALGLTPTQMSERIQEHFCLNSKPSLVGQEAPQALST, from the coding sequence ATGCGTCTGAGCGAGTTAACCCATCCGAATCAGCTTCATGGCTTGAGCATTGCCGAGCTTGAGGATGTAGCACGTCAGATACGGGAACGCCATCTTGAGGTGGTGTCCACCAGTGGAGGTCATTTGGGGCCTGGGCTCGGTGTTGTTGAACTCACCCTTGCTCTTTATCAAACTCTTGATCTAGATCATGATCGAGTTGTATGGGACGTTGGCCATCAGGCTTATCCACACAAGCTGATTACTGGTCGATATGGCGACTTCAATACCTTGCGTCAGCAGGGTGGTGTAGCTGGCTATCTGAAGCGTTGTGAAAGTTCTTTCGATCATTTTGGTGCCGGCCATGCCAGTACCTCGATATCAGCGGCACTCGGCATGGCCGTTGCTCGTGAGCGTCGTGGTGAATCGTTCAAATGTGTAGCTGTAATTGGTGATGGGGCTCTTACTGGCGGCATAGCACTAGAAGCTATTAATCATGCCGGCCATATGCCCAATACACCTTTTCTGGTTGTTCTCAACGACAACGACATGTCGATTTCTCCGCCAGTCGGAGCGTTGTCGACCCATCTAAACCGCATGCGCCACAGCGCGCCTGTGCAGTTCATCTCGGATAGCGTCGAGGAGAGGGTCAAGAGTCTGCCTTTCATGGGAGGGGAACTGCCTGCCGAACTCGACCTGCTCAAGGGCAGTATGCGCCGATTATCCGTGCCGAAGGTAGGGGCTGTTTTTGAGGAGCTTGGCTTCACCTACATGGGCCCTATTGATGGCCATGACATTGAACGCATGGTTCGAACCTTTGAGACGGCTCATAAAGTTGGTGGCCCTGTCCTCGTTCATGTTGTTACGACCAAAGGCAAGGGCTATCCCTATGCCGAAGCAGATCAAGTTGGCTATCACGCGCAATCTGCGTTTGATCTAAGTACTGGGAAAGCTCTTCCCTCAAAAGGAAAGAAACCACCGAGTTACAGCAAAGTGTTTGGCGAGACGCTCATCAAGCTTTGTCAGCAGGACAGCACTGTCGTTGGGATCACAGCCGCGATGGCCACAGGTACTGGCCTTGACCTCCTGCAGAAGGCTGTTCCTGAGCAATACATCGATGTAGGTATCGCTGAACAGCATGCTGTAACTCTTGCTGCTGGGATGGCTTGTGAGGGGCTCAAGCCTGTGCTGGCGATTTACAGCACATTCCTGCAGCGCGCCTTCGACCAATTGATCCACGACGTGGGGATTCAGAACCTGCCAGTGACCTTTGTGATGGATCGCGCAGGCATTGTTGGCGCTGATGGGCCGACCCATCAGGGTCAGTACGACATCAGTTATTTCCGGGCCATTCCTAATTTCACCGTGATGGCGCCCAAGGATGAGGCTGAACTTCAACGCATGTTGGTGACATGTCTTCAACATCAAGGCCCTGCAGCTCTCCGTATTCCAAGAGGATCAGGAGAGGGAGTACCTCTGCTTGATGAAGGCTGGAAGCCTTTGGCAATTGGTCGAGGCGAAGTGCTTTGTGAAGGTGATGATCTTTTAATCGTTGCTTATGGAGTGATGGTGCCTGCTGCGATGATCACAGCTCAGTTGTTGCAGGAAGCAGGTATCAAGGCCACTGTGATCAATGCTCGCTTTCTAAGACCACTTGATCAAGCCTTGATTCATCCGTTAGCCCGTCGTATCGGTAGTGTCGTCACGATGGAGGAGGGTGCTCTTGCGGGTGGTTTTGGTGCAGCTGTGGTTGAGTCCCTTAGTGATCAAGATGTCTTGGTTCCAACGTTCCGAATTGGAATCCCTGATCAATTGGTAGACCATGCCAGTCCCCAACAGAGCCGTGAAGCGCTGGGGCTCACACCAACACAGATGTCTGAACGAATTCAAGAACACTTTTGCTTGAATTCGAAGCCTTCTCTTGTAGGGCAGGAAGCACCGCAGGCCCTGTCAACCTGA
- a CDS encoding NAD(P)/FAD-dependent oxidoreductase has protein sequence MTVLVAGAGPAGARLAQRLASQGIAVTLVERLREANQNAFSSAAIPIQAVSDLCIPAEAIASHWKGWQLVDPDGIQHQWWSQDDLGVVLNFGSLRQQLWQQAIEAGVEFLLGWRVHSVLTVNDGANVELIGPNGLCQTRRVSWVVDATGHRRLLLGSTAGSKLSDTDCMLEGAGVEWILQGDQKTTAHWRDRVCFFLGCQWIQHGYGWIFPMAGNQLKVGVCRLPPPLKECLEPMSSILNRLLIKNQLDQLPVIDRHGGILRSSLRRSEAHVVGRIVGVGDSISTANLLGGEGIRHALVSAEVLTPLLVEACSNPPSSNQDKDNMVLMQFERLLRLRLGWRWNLSGRLAKRTWWGLCDQKGDRRLSGLINGLSMRVSAEELSRLLFEYRFERYGLRLLPYLMGWR, from the coding sequence TTGACTGTTTTGGTGGCAGGTGCAGGGCCAGCAGGAGCTCGGCTTGCACAACGACTTGCTAGCCAGGGGATTGCTGTAACTCTTGTTGAACGCTTAAGAGAAGCCAATCAGAATGCTTTTTCTAGTGCTGCCATCCCTATCCAGGCGGTGTCTGATCTCTGCATTCCTGCTGAAGCAATTGCCAGCCATTGGAAAGGGTGGCAATTGGTGGATCCAGATGGAATTCAACATCAATGGTGGTCTCAAGATGACCTTGGTGTGGTTCTCAACTTCGGCTCGCTACGTCAACAGCTCTGGCAGCAAGCTATAGAAGCAGGTGTTGAATTTTTATTGGGTTGGAGAGTTCATTCCGTTCTTACGGTCAATGACGGCGCAAACGTTGAATTGATTGGTCCAAATGGTTTGTGTCAAACAAGGAGAGTGAGCTGGGTGGTAGATGCCACAGGTCATCGCCGCCTTTTATTGGGTTCAACTGCAGGATCCAAGCTTTCTGATACCGATTGCATGCTTGAAGGTGCTGGCGTTGAGTGGATCCTGCAGGGTGATCAAAAAACAACAGCTCACTGGCGTGACCGGGTTTGTTTTTTTTTGGGATGCCAGTGGATTCAACATGGTTATGGCTGGATTTTTCCCATGGCTGGTAATCAGTTGAAGGTAGGAGTTTGCCGTCTGCCTCCTCCACTGAAGGAGTGCCTCGAACCGATGAGCAGCATCTTGAACCGCCTGCTTATCAAGAACCAGCTTGATCAGCTACCAGTTATCGATAGACATGGCGGAATCTTGCGCAGCAGCTTAAGGCGCAGTGAAGCTCACGTTGTTGGCAGGATTGTTGGAGTTGGCGACTCTATTAGTACTGCCAATTTGCTTGGCGGAGAAGGCATCCGTCATGCTCTCGTTAGTGCAGAGGTGCTTACTCCTTTGCTTGTTGAAGCCTGCTCTAATCCACCCAGTTCAAATCAAGACAAAGACAACATGGTCTTAATGCAATTTGAACGGCTCCTGCGTCTTCGTTTGGGTTGGCGCTGGAATCTTTCAGGTCGCTTGGCAAAGCGAACATGGTGGGGTTTGTGCGATCAAAAAGGCGATCGACGCTTGTCAGGTTTGATTAATGGGCTGTCAATGCGAGTCAGCGCTGAAGAACTGAGCCGATTGTTGTTCGAATACCGCTTTGAGCGCTACGGACTCCGTCTTCTTCCTTATTTAATGGGCTGGCGATGA
- the psaK gene encoding photosystem I reaction center subunit PsaK, translating to MFTHLLAAAAPSTFTWSPAVGMVMIACNVLAFVIAKANIEHQNEGFDMPNNKFYGGMSHASVVGSQCLGHILGMGTILGLASRGVL from the coding sequence ATGTTCACGCACCTCCTGGCTGCAGCTGCTCCTTCCACATTCACCTGGTCGCCTGCGGTGGGCATGGTGATGATCGCTTGCAACGTGCTCGCATTTGTCATTGCTAAGGCCAACATCGAACACCAAAATGAAGGCTTCGACATGCCTAATAACAAATTCTATGGAGGCATGAGCCACGCCTCCGTTGTCGGATCCCAATGCTTAGGCCACATCCTTGGCATGGGCACAATCCTCGGATTAGCTTCACGCGGAGTTCTCTGA
- a CDS encoding DUF3593 domain-containing protein: MIFATSTEILNSLIEMDPGPLYGLSLIPYLGFLWWAQQSKSLPRLSIWGFRLTLLFVFMTIIFSILADQIYGLELVEVDAFHGAAEAFLVLSDALVVLGFIRAGQQQVVKNS, translated from the coding sequence ATGATTTTTGCCACTTCTACTGAGATTCTGAACTCCCTCATTGAGATGGACCCAGGTCCTCTATATGGCCTTTCTTTAATTCCCTATCTCGGTTTCCTGTGGTGGGCGCAACAGAGCAAGAGCTTGCCACGACTATCCATCTGGGGATTCCGGCTCACTCTTCTTTTTGTGTTTATGACAATCATTTTTTCGATCCTGGCTGATCAAATTTATGGACTTGAGCTGGTTGAAGTTGATGCTTTCCATGGGGCGGCAGAAGCCTTTCTAGTGCTAAGCGATGCCCTCGTGGTTTTGGGATTTATTCGTGCTGGCCAGCAACAGGTGGTGAAAAACTCTTAA
- a CDS encoding DUF2499 domain-containing protein, translated as MHALSLGTWWIHLASLFEWMLAIVLVAQWGKRNQNRAMSWLALAMLPNLVSAMTAITWHIFDNSKALSGIVVLQAWLTLIGNCCLAAATWNLMRSERQKS; from the coding sequence GTGCACGCCCTATCTCTAGGCACATGGTGGATCCACCTCGCATCCTTGTTCGAATGGATGCTTGCGATTGTGCTGGTGGCGCAATGGGGGAAAAGGAACCAAAACAGGGCAATGTCATGGTTGGCTCTAGCAATGCTCCCCAACTTGGTGAGTGCAATGACAGCCATCACCTGGCATATTTTTGACAACAGCAAAGCCCTTAGTGGAATTGTTGTGCTCCAAGCGTGGCTGACTCTTATTGGCAACTGCTGTTTGGCCGCAGCCACCTGGAATTTGATGCGTTCAGAACGACAGAAATCATGA